In Fulvitalea axinellae, the DNA window TTGGTATTAGGTGAACCCGAATCAGACAAAACCTATTTTTACATCTTATCCAGCTCTATTAGCCTTTCTGTTTTAGGTTTTCTTACTTGTCTTTTTCCTCATGGGTTTATGGTCAAAGGGACTCATAGAGCTCATCGCATTTATTTAATCGCAGGAGTTTTTTCTATATTTTTGGGGGCTCTGACTATTTTTTCGGATTATACCGCCTAAGCATTCAATCTCTAGAAAAAATTACCAGAAAATAGCATACTTATGTTTATATCGATTTAGCGATAGTGTGTATTGATCTTTTTAAATCAATGGTTGATTGATATTCTCTTAATTATAAGTCCCTATAGAAAACCTTTATTATAAAAATTTGCTTAGTTTTTAACTATCGATAGTAAAACTATCTATATTGTAAGAAAAACACCCAAGCATGCAACATTTGCTTTCAAAGATCAGTATACATGTAAACGAGAGTGTCCATCTCAAAAATCCCGAATCGAGTGATCTGGGTAAGAAAATATTACGTGGGTCTATCGAGTTGATTGACGAGATGGGATTTGAGAGTTTTACTTTCCGTAAACTGGCTAAGGCCATTGGGTCTACGGAAGCGTCTGTATACCGATACTTCGAAAGTAAGCATAAACTGTTGCTGTATTTGACCTCATGGTATTGGGGGTGGATGGAATATCGTTTGGCATTCGGCTTGGCTAATGTTGAATCTCCTGAGGAGAAATTGCTCAGAGCTTTAGATTTACTGACAGAGTCGGCAACTGCTACGGATTGTTTTCCTCATATTGACGAATCCAAATTGCACAGAATCGTGGTCGCCGAGTCGGCCAAGGCTTATCTGACCAAGGCAGTGGATCATGAAAATAGTGAAGGTGCTTTTGCGGGATATAAAAGTTTCGTGAGTAGAGTGAGTGATATCGTTCTTGAAATAAACGTTGGATATAAGTACCCGCATATGCTTGTGTCAACAGTAATTGAAGGAGCCCACCACCAACGTTATTTTATGGAACATTTGCCAAGACTTACCGATATGGTGGAAGGCGAAGATTCTGTAAGAATGTTTTATAGAAAAATGGTCTTTTCGGCTATTCGAAAAGAAGAAAAATAGAAAGTATAATACAGCCGAATAACGCAGTAATGACAAATCGAAAACCGAAAATAGAGAAGAGTGATGACCGCCGGATTTACCGGACGGTGATGCCTTTCGTATTCGTTTTGATTTTTATTTCGGCGGCTGTATGCGAGCGTTACAATGATTACCTCTTCGGTTCCGACAATATCGAACTCAGCCAAAAGTGCGAAAAGGAAAACGCGGAAAAAGACAATAAGAAGGGGAAAGAGAAAGATGAATTTTTATACAGGCAGGGTCAGGGCGCTTTGACAGACGAGGAAAATCCTTCTAAAAAACAGGCTGGCAAAGATCCGCTTTTTCGCTTGTCCGACCATTTTATGGATATAAGCACCCCGCCTCCGGAGTGTTGATTTTTCAGTATTAGCCTATCTCAAAACTAACCGTATTTCTGTATCCATTCATGGTGCGGATATCCTCTATGTGCTTAATTGTAAGGGGTATATATCGGTAAAACATTCACCTTGAGACAAACATTCTGCCCTGAAATTCCGTCAGGAGGAGTAAGAGTCATGTCAGTTCAGCGTAAGTATTGGAGCGCAATAAGGACTTTATGCATTGTAAAGCAGCCTTTGGTTTAGCGGATCAGTTCTGAGTTGAGTTTGGTTATGTTGTTGGTCTCACCACTCGTATAGCGAGTAAAACATTAAACAAATGGATTCTCAAGATAAACAAGGTTTCTTTGCTAACCTTCGTTACGATGCACCCTCAAGTATAGTGGTGTTCCTCGTGGCTATGCCCCTATGTTTGGGTATCGCCTTAGCGTCTGGCGCTCCTTTATTTTCAGGTATTATCGCCGGTATTGTAGGTGGTATAGTAGTAGGGTCGCTTAGTGGCTCAGCATTGGGTGTTAGTGGTCCTGCGGCGGGTCTTGCCGTAATCATTGTTTCTGCAATCAATGATCTGGGTTCATTCGAGGCGTTATTGCTCGCAGTCGTATTCTCAGGTATTATTCAGATTGCGTTGGGATTTCTTAGGGCCGGCGTTATCGGTTATTACTTCCCTACGGCGGTTATTAGAGGCATGCTTTCGGGTATTGGTGTTTTCATCATCCTCAAGCAAATTCCACACGCTTTCGGTTATGATAGGGATCCGGTGGGAGACTTTAGCTTCCTTCAGGTAGACGGTGAAAATACGATCAGCGGAATTCTGAATATGCTGAATTTCATCAGCCCGGGGGCTTTGATTATCGCGGCGATATCTATGGCTATCCTCATTTTATGGGAGAAGCCTTTTATTAGTCGTCTTGGCTTCACCAAAATTATTAAAGGACCATTGGTAGCTGTTTTGGCAGGTATCGGTTTGAATGTCTATTTCGCTGATATGCCAGAGTTTGCCCTTAAGCAAGACCAACTTGTGGCCCTTCCGATAGCTGGTTCGTTTGGTGGTTTTATGGACCTTTTGACGAAACCGGATTTTAGCCAGATAACAAACCCGCAGATTTATATCGTAGCGCTTACCATAGCTGTGGTAGGTAGTATCGAAACCTTGTTGTCGGTAGAGGCGGCGGATAAACTTGATCCTCAGAAAAGAGTGACCCCAACAAACAGAGAGTTGAAAGCTCAAGGTGTTGG includes these proteins:
- a CDS encoding SulP family inorganic anion transporter → MDSQDKQGFFANLRYDAPSSIVVFLVAMPLCLGIALASGAPLFSGIIAGIVGGIVVGSLSGSALGVSGPAAGLAVIIVSAINDLGSFEALLLAVVFSGIIQIALGFLRAGVIGYYFPTAVIRGMLSGIGVFIILKQIPHAFGYDRDPVGDFSFLQVDGENTISGILNMLNFISPGALIIAAISMAILILWEKPFISRLGFTKIIKGPLVAVLAGIGLNVYFADMPEFALKQDQLVALPIAGSFGGFMDLLTKPDFSQITNPQIYIVALTIAVVGSIETLLSVEAADKLDPQKRVTPTNRELKAQGVGNLISGLLGGLPVTQVIVRSSVNVQTGGRTKASAIMHGVLLFVCALSIPKLLNLIPFSSLASILIVVGFKLAKPALFKEMYSRGFSQFVPFVVTILGIVFIDLLMGIALGMIVAIFHILWNNYKTPYFFEAKDYRPGEPIRIRLAEDVSFLNKAGVLRTLKHIPDHSTVIIDASNTRSVHIDVLEIIDDYKANAETKGIELILEGFDKLGTYDDPVKQVSKVVGSDSKNKVA
- a CDS encoding helix-turn-helix domain-containing protein, which gives rise to MQHLLSKISIHVNESVHLKNPESSDLGKKILRGSIELIDEMGFESFTFRKLAKAIGSTEASVYRYFESKHKLLLYLTSWYWGWMEYRLAFGLANVESPEEKLLRALDLLTESATATDCFPHIDESKLHRIVVAESAKAYLTKAVDHENSEGAFAGYKSFVSRVSDIVLEINVGYKYPHMLVSTVIEGAHHQRYFMEHLPRLTDMVEGEDSVRMFYRKMVFSAIRKEEK